TGTCGAAGATTATGTATGGAATTTCACTGTCATTTTCCGTGATAAATTTATGTTCACTGCTAATTTGAACAGTAATGTCAAGAAATAAGGAATCGGGGGTGTCTTGTAAATGATACACTTTATATCTTGAGTTCGGGTTGTTTCGCGGTTCTTCATAAGATAAATCTATTCTACCAATATCTGTTAATATATTCTCCAAGAGGCTAAATATTTCATTCCCAAAACCGTCTTCAACATCAAATACAATATCAATATCGGAATATTGGTCCATTGAATTAGTGCCGTCTGAACCCTCTAACCAGATCGCGTTTATTTGTTTAGTGTCCTTCAAGCCTTCTTCAATCCGCGAAAGTATATATTCTCTTGTAATCATAGAGTTCGTCCTCTCTGGTAATTTGAACATTGTTAAAGCTCACTCATATTATCCAAGACCTTCTTGAAAACTACCCGGTTACCGCCGCGGCCATCATAGTTAATAAATGCCGGTACACCCCCCAGTTCTTGTTCCTGAGGCTCAATCATGAAACCAAGCCGGGCATGAAATGCTATGGAATTCTTTTTTCCCGGAGCAGTCACACATCGAATGACACTTCTTCCTAATGATCCGGCACGTTCGAAAAATGTTTCATAAAGCGAGCGTCCGATGCCTTTGCCGCGCCAAGCGGGGTCAACCATCACGATTCGAATATAGGCCTCGTCCGGTTCGGATTGTGACAGGAAACCGATAATGAATCCAACAATCTTCCCGTTTTCTTCGGCCAATAGACAGGTTTCGCGGAAATGATGGATATACCATCTGGATAACATATCGCTTGAATAATGACCTCCCCACCAGTCGTCCGCTGCCTTCAGAATATATTCACAATCGTTTTGATTCATTTGTCTTATGATCAAACAGCATTCCCCCTTCTCATTAGAAGATAAGTATAGGTTTCAGATTTACTTCCCTTTTGGTTTGTTCTTCTGGAAATGAGGCCGAAGCAAAGAAAATTGTTTGGCAAGAAAATGCGGAGTATATGGCATGTCGTTTCTAAGCCAAGAAACGATCGTTCCAATCAGGGCTGAAGATGCGTACCAAATGGCAATGTCCTTCTGAATACCTTCTGTCGTGAGGCAGGAGTCGTTCTCCATTCTCTCCCATCTGGCGGTAATCGATTCCGTTAGCAGCTTTAGCAGACGTTCCGTAAAGATCGGAGTTCGTCTGGAGCCGAGAATGACTTTATAAAATTTTGCATGCTCGGCAATATGCTCGAGTACATTCACCAGTACCGGCCAATCCGCATCTTCTTCAGTATTCAGATTCACCCTCGTATTCTCTGAAATCCGCTTAATGTCCAGGGCCATATCATCAGCCATTTTTTCCAGCATATCCGGAATGTCTCGATAATGAAGATAGAAGGTAACGCGGTTGATAGTGGCTCGCTCTGCGATGCGGTTAACTGAAATTTTCTCGAGATCCATTTCCTGTAGCAGTTCAACAAAGGCATCTCTAATCAATTGACGAGTACGAAGTATTCGGGGATCCATGCGCGGCTTTATCTTATCCATCGTATCGTATCCCATTCCTTTCCTTATTAGATAGTAAGCTACAATTTCCTGCTTTACGTAGAACATCTTCAAGTTAAACTACACAAAATGAATTTCATGTA
This is a stretch of genomic DNA from Paenibacillus sp. sptzw28. It encodes these proteins:
- a CDS encoding GNAT family N-acetyltransferase, which codes for MIIRQMNQNDCEYILKAADDWWGGHYSSDMLSRWYIHHFRETCLLAEENGKIVGFIIGFLSQSEPDEAYIRIVMVDPAWRGKGIGRSLYETFFERAGSLGRSVIRCVTAPGKKNSIAFHARLGFMIEPQEQELGGVPAFINYDGRGGNRVVFKKVLDNMSEL
- a CDS encoding TetR/AcrR family transcriptional regulator, which encodes MDKIKPRMDPRILRTRQLIRDAFVELLQEMDLEKISVNRIAERATINRVTFYLHYRDIPDMLEKMADDMALDIKRISENTRVNLNTEEDADWPVLVNVLEHIAEHAKFYKVILGSRRTPIFTERLLKLLTESITARWERMENDSCLTTEGIQKDIAIWYASSALIGTIVSWLRNDMPYTPHFLAKQFSLLRPHFQKNKPKGK